A genomic window from Silene latifolia isolate original U9 population chromosome Y, ASM4854445v1, whole genome shotgun sequence includes:
- the LOC141632781 gene encoding uncharacterized protein LOC141632781 gives MACCWAIWEHQNKVVFERLVTNPASIIKRVQDVVAEIEGGSLGRGVEDVQGGLLATIVREDRWAVAPRGSVKARAWKEEWEPCVAEAVVVLEGLEEARRKGHEKVVIESDCTQVIKALNRKKHGRNVFYLVVNDILSLASCFTSISWVYTRRVNNSIAHALAHLFPRVVGKRVWSDVLPPSANTVVLNDRLLI, from the exons ATGGCGTGTTGTTGGGCCATATGGGAGCATCAAAACAAGGTAGTTTTTGAGAGGTTGGTGACGAACCCGGCTAGCATTATTAAACGGGTTCAGGATGTGGTTGCGGAGATTGAAGGAGGGAGCTTGGGCAGAGGAGTGGAGGATGTTCAGGGGGGCCTGCTAGCGACGATTGTAAGGGAGGATAGGTGGGCTGTTGCTCCGCGAGGCTCGGTGAAG GCTCGGGCTTGGAAGGAGGAGTGGGAACCGTGTGTCGCTGAAGCGGTGGTTGTGCTTGAAGGGCTCGAGGAAGCTAGGCGAAAGGGTCATGAAAAGGTGGTCATCGAGAGCGATTGTACACAAGTTATCAAGGCCCTCAACAGGAAGAAGCATGGAAGGAATGTTTTCTATTTAGTCGTTAATGATATTTTGTCTTTAGCTAGTTGTTTTACATCTATCTCATGGGTGTATACGCGTCGAGTTAACAACAGCATTGCTCATGCTTTGGCTCATTTATTTCCTAGAGTTGTTGGTAAACGTGTGTGGTCGGACGTTTTACCTCCGAGCGCGAACACTGTTGTATTGAATGATCGTCTATTAATTTAG